The following proteins come from a genomic window of Salvia hispanica cultivar TCC Black 2014 chromosome 4, UniMelb_Shisp_WGS_1.0, whole genome shotgun sequence:
- the LOC125219836 gene encoding BEL1-like homeodomain protein 1, whose protein sequence is MATYYHGNSEIQAGGGGDGLQTLILMNPAYVGYSDNPQPSSNFVFLNSNPSSLHHAPPPPQQHFVGVPLNTTTTVAATTSAPAQDHFLPRVPYNLYNLPMEARDVTRAAPQGLSLSLSSQQPQYASFTSREVPSQPLVTAVSSPPRCDDVRVSGGSPSSASGVSNGVQSVLLSSKYLKAAQEILDEVVNVGKGGKAAAAESSKPAKSSGDSAAASGDGQSGGDSSAKRGAELSTAERQEIQMKKAKLVNMLDEVEQRYRQYHQQMQMVISWFEQAAGMGSAKTYTALALETISKQFRCLKDAILGQIRGASKSLGEEESLEGKMEGSRLKYVDNQIRQQRALQQLGMIQHNAWRPQRGLPERSVSVLRAWLFEHFLHPYPKDSDKLMLAKQTGLTRSQVSNWFINARVRLWKPMVEEMYMEEIKEQDKANGTSEDKADQEKSQQHNNNISTSPTATAMVAGGFNLSEIDSITQGASPKKQRMADTDTKPPPDVDSDAMTIKFGDRQGRDGTGFTLMGAPTNFIGGFGSYPMGELGRFGAEQFQTTPYSGNGVSLTLGLPHCDNISMSGAHQSFLPNNQSMQLGRGVEMGEANDFVGMNAAAAAANGNVYDNINIQNRKRFAAQLLPDFVA, encoded by the exons atGGCGACTTACTACCACGGCAATTCTGAAATCCAAGCCGGCGGCGGAGGCGACGGTCTACAGACGCTGATTCTCATGAATCCCGCCTACGTCGGATACTCCGACAACCCCCAACCCAGCAGCAACTTCGTATTCCTCAATTCCAACCCTTCCTCCCTCCACcacgcgccgccgccgccgcagcaACATTTTGTCGGCGTCCCCCTcaacaccaccaccaccgtcGCTGCCACCACCTCCGCCCCCGCTCAGGACCACTTCCTCCCCCGCGTCCCCTACAACCTCTACAACCTCCCCATGGAGGCGCGTGACGTCACACGCGCCGCCCCTCAGGGTCTCTCCCTGAGCCTCTCCTCCCAGCAGCCCCAGTACGCGTCCTTCACCTCCAGGGAGGTCCCGAGCCAGCCCCTAGTCACCGCCGTGTCCTCGCCGCCGCGCTGCGACGACGTGAGGGTGTCCGGCGGGTCGCCGTCGTCGGCGTCGGGGGTTTCCAACGGCGTGCAGAGCGTTTTACTCAGCTCTAAGTATCTCAAGGCCGCGCAGGAGATTCTCGATGAAGTGGTTAACGTCGGTAAGGGAGGCAAGGCCGCCGCCGCGGAATCGTCCAAGCCGGCGAAGAGCAGCGGTGATTCAGCGGCCGCGAGCGGAGACGGACAGAGCGGAGGAGATAGCTCCGCGAAACGTGGTGCGGAGCTGAGCACAGCGGAGAGACAAGAAATTCAGATGAAAAAGGCGAAGCTGGTTAACATGCTCGATGAG GTGGAGCAGAGGTACCGACAGTACCACCAGCAGATGCAGATGGTGATCTCGTGGTTCGAGCAGGCGGCCGGAATGGGGTCGGCGAAGACATACACAGCTCTGGCGCTGGAGACCATATCGAAGCAGTTCCGGTGCTTGAAAGATGCGATTCTAGGACAGATTCGAGGGGCGAGTAAGAGCTTAGGCGAAGAAGAGAGTTTGGAAGGGAAGATGGAAGGTTCTAGACTCAAATACGTGGACAACCAAATCAGGCAACAGAGAGCCTTGCAGCAATTGGGAATGATCCAGCACAATGCTTGGAGACCCCAGCGAGGCTTGCCCGAGCGATCTGTTTCCGTCCTCCGCGCCTGGCTCTTCGAGCACTTCCTCCACCC CTATCCAAAGGACTCGGATAAGCTCATGCTTGCCAAACAGACCGGCCTCACCCGAAGCCAG GTGTCAAATTGGTTCATCAACGCCCGAGTCAGGCTATGGAAGCCTATGGTAGAGGAAATGTACATGGAGGAAATCAAGGAGCAGGACAAGGCGAACGGAACCTCCGAGGACAAGGCCGACCAAGAAAAATCCCAACAGCACAACAATAACATCTCCACGTCTCCGACCGCCACAGCCATGGTGGCCGGGGGATTCAACCTCTCCGAAATCGACTCCATCACTCAAGGAGCCAGCCCCAAGAAGCAAAGAATGGCCGACACCGACACAAAGCCCCCTCCCGACGTGGACAGCGACGCCATGACCATCAAATTCGGGGACAGGCAGGGCAGAGACGGGACGGGGTTCACCCTGATGGGCGCCCCCACCAACTTCATAGGCGGGTTCGGGTCGTACCCGATGGGAGAGCTGGGGAGGTTCGGAGCGGAGCAGTTCCAAACGACGCCGTATTCAGGGAACGGAGTGTCGCTGACGCTGGGGCTGCCGCACTGCGACAACATATCGATGTCCGGGGCGCACCAGAGCTTCCTGCCTAATAATCAGTCGATGCAGTTAGGCAGAGGAGTGGAGATGGGAGAGGCCAATGATTTCGTGGGGATGAAcgcggcggcagcggcggccaATGGGAATGTGTACGACAACATCAACATACAGAACCGGAAGCGGTTCGCGGCGCAGCTGCTGCCGGACTTTGTGgcttga